The stretch of DNA TGTACAGCTTCTACTATTACAGGGATTTTTGCTGCCCTTTCTCTTATTTTTACTATATCACCTGGTTTTACTCGATAACTTGGTATATTAACAATCTTATCATTAACTGTAACATGTTTATGAGATATGAGCTGTTTTGCTGAATAAATTGTTGGCACGAGGCCAGAGTGGTATAAAACAGAACTTAACCTTGATTCTAAGATGCCAATAAAATTATCAGCTGTATAACCTTTCCTGTTATAAGCATCTAAAAATATACGCCTAAGCTGCTTACTTGAAATTGCATAGTAAAACTTAAACTTCTTATGTGCAGCAAACTGCTTACCAAAATCAGATAACCTTTTAAATCCAAGAATACCACGCTGGCCTGGAGGATATTTCCTTCTGTTTACCGGATCTTTTGCTCTACCCCATAAATTTATACCAAGCCTACGGCTGATTCTATACTTTCTATTGATAACAGTTGTCATATAAAAACTCTCACAATCTAACTCTAGATTATTAAGGATTTTATCATTGGGTGTCAACTTGTTTTTACCAGTATAATTTCTTATACTTCACTTTTAAGTTTTCCTATTAACGTATGAATTATTTACCTTTAGAATCCATGGCAAGTGCCATCCGTTTTTTATCAATCGATGCAGTACAAAAAGCGAGCTCTGGGCACCCAGGCATGCCACTTGGAATGGCAGATGTTGCAACTGTACTATTTGCTCAGTACCTAAATCATAACCCTGATGATCCTAAATGGGTTAATAGAGACCGTTTCGTTCTATCAAACGGCCATGGTTCAATGTTGTTATACTCCATATTATATTTGACAGGTTATATTAGTATAGATGAGCTGAAAAACTTCAGGCAACTCACATCTAAAACTCCAGGTCATCCAGAATTTGGCTTGACTCCTGGGGTAGAAGCAACAACAGGTCCATTAGGGCAGGGGTTTGCTGTCGCTGTTGGCATGGCACTTGCTGAATCGATACTTAAAAATCAGTTTGGAATTAATCACTACACTTATGTAATGCTAGGAGATGGTTGTCTCATGGAAGGAATAAGCCATGAAGCAGCATCACTTGCTGGGCATCTAAAATTGAATAAGTTGATAGCCCTTTTTGACGATAATGACATCTCTATAGATGGTGCTACTCACCTCTCTTGCTCTGATGATGCAGAAAAGCGTTTTTCAGCGTATGGGTGGAATGTTAACAAAATTGATGGCCATGATTTTAATTCTATATCCCTTGCAATAGAACAAGCGCGAAAGTCTGACAAACCTACATTGATTTGCTGCAAGACCATCATTGGAAAGTTCTCAAACCGTGCTGGCGCTTCCTCAGCCCATAGCGGTGCTTTTACGGAGGAAGATGTAAAACAGATGAGGGAGAAATTAAACTGGAATTATGTGCCATTCCATGTGCCAAAAGATGTGAAAAATGCTTGGATGGAAACAGTTGAGAGAGCAAAACAAAATTACAATTCAGTGTCATTCCAGCGCCAAGCACTGGAACCCAGTGAAAATAAAGAACTTCAAAGACGGCTAGATAAACGCTTACCAGATAATATTGATGATGATTTAGCTAACTTAAAGAAACAAATACATGAAACAATGCCAAATGAAGCTACACGGTCTTCTTTTGGCAAGGTAATGGAACTTTTGACTGAGTCTATGCCGGAATTAATTGGCGGATCTGCTGATCTTACTGGATCAAATTGTACTAAATATAAGCATATGAAAGTAATAGATAATAATAACTATAGTGGTTCTTACGTCCATTATGGAGTGAGAGAGCACGCTATGGCAGCTTGTATGAATGGAATGGCTCTTCATGGTGGAATTCTTCCTTATGGTGGCACTTTTTTGGTATTTTCTGACTATTGTCGCCCTGCTATACGTCTTTCAGCTTTAATGAAACAGCAGGTTATATATGTAATGACTCATGATTCAATTGGAGTAGGAGAAGACGGCCCAACTCACCAGCCGATAGAGCATTTAGCTTC from Wolbachia endosymbiont strain TRS of Brugia malayi encodes:
- the rpsD gene encoding 30S ribosomal protein S4 — protein: MTTVINRKYRISRRLGINLWGRAKDPVNRRKYPPGQRGILGFKRLSDFGKQFAAHKKFKFYYAISSKQLRRIFLDAYNRKGYTADNFIGILESRLSSVLYHSGLVPTIYSAKQLISHKHVTVNDKIVNIPSYRVKPGDIVKIRERAAKIPVIVEAVQKQERKAPDYLEADSKEYSVKYLRIPQYSEVPYSADMEVNLVVEFYSR
- the tkt gene encoding transketolase — translated: MNYLPLESMASAIRFLSIDAVQKASSGHPGMPLGMADVATVLFAQYLNHNPDDPKWVNRDRFVLSNGHGSMLLYSILYLTGYISIDELKNFRQLTSKTPGHPEFGLTPGVEATTGPLGQGFAVAVGMALAESILKNQFGINHYTYVMLGDGCLMEGISHEAASLAGHLKLNKLIALFDDNDISIDGATHLSCSDDAEKRFSAYGWNVNKIDGHDFNSISLAIEQARKSDKPTLICCKTIIGKFSNRAGASSAHSGAFTEEDVKQMREKLNWNYVPFHVPKDVKNAWMETVERAKQNYNSVSFQRQALEPSENKELQRRLDKRLPDNIDDDLANLKKQIHETMPNEATRSSFGKVMELLTESMPELIGGSADLTGSNCTKYKHMKVIDNNNYSGSYVHYGVREHAMAACMNGMALHGGILPYGGTFLVFSDYCRPAIRLSALMKQQVIYVMTHDSIGVGEDGPTHQPIEHLASLRTVPNLYVFRPTDAIETLECISIALKKKESPALFALSRQNLGYMRKFHFNVDQSTNLSKSGAYVVCEYSEKLEVTIFATGSEVEIAIETRKKLQEKGIGTRVVSMPCWRLFDEQSDEYKDAILNNDSIKVAIEAGSEIGWHKYIGSNGIFIGMKSFGESAPYKTLYEHFNINTDYVVKCVCEKLFISKP